A single uncultured Fretibacterium sp. DNA region contains:
- the yedF gene encoding sulfurtransferase-like selenium metabolism protein YedF, which translates to MIVVNTTGRACPESVAMTRAALDKGAEELEVLVDNPQAATNVKRFLEDRGFRVLLQDDDGRLKLTAGRKTEPPVSASQAPAPQVPVPVPVAPMPVPRPAEGLAVLITGKTLGRSDEELGEILVKGFLSAFSQLDVPPRTVALINEGVKLALFDSSSCDHLKNLERKGTNILVCGTCVNHFGITDSVGAGVISTMFEIVEALDKAGRILSL; encoded by the coding sequence ATGATCGTCGTCAATACCACGGGCAGGGCCTGCCCGGAATCTGTCGCCATGACCAGAGCCGCCCTCGACAAGGGGGCTGAGGAGCTGGAGGTCCTCGTCGACAATCCCCAGGCGGCCACGAACGTCAAACGATTCCTGGAGGACAGGGGCTTTCGGGTCCTCCTTCAGGACGACGATGGCCGCCTGAAATTGACGGCGGGCAGAAAAACGGAGCCCCCCGTTTCGGCATCACAGGCTCCAGCGCCACAGGTCCCGGTGCCCGTGCCGGTCGCTCCGATGCCCGTACCGCGTCCTGCGGAGGGGCTGGCCGTCCTGATCACCGGCAAAACCCTGGGACGCAGCGACGAGGAGCTCGGCGAGATCCTCGTCAAAGGTTTTCTGAGCGCGTTCTCCCAGTTGGACGTCCCGCCCCGGACCGTGGCCCTGATAAACGAGGGCGTGAAGCTGGCGCTCTTCGACTCCTCATCGTGCGACCACCTGAAGAACCTGGAGCGGAAGGGGACGAACATCCTGGTGTGCGGGACCTGCGTCAACCACTTCGGGATCACGGACAGCGTGGGGGCCGGCGTCATCTCCACCATGTTCGAGATCGTCGAGGCCTTGGACAAAGCCGGAAGGATCCTGAGCCTCTAG
- a CDS encoding nucleoside phosphorylase, whose translation MTGGWRSNSAERPVMEGELQYHIRCGRGDVNRYVLLPGDPERTDAIAGEWTESRFIANHREHRTWSGMIGSVPVTTCSTGMGGGSTSIAIEELAALGADTFIRVGSCGAIAEGIECGDLIVCTGAMRRDGTSPDYVDLSYPAQAHYEVTAALVEACERLGAAYHVGVGCSTASFYCGQARPGFGGYTQSVSRDRIDDLRRAGVLNLEMEAATVFTLAGLYGFRAGAVFAVVAHRLKDTFRYEGIDKSVRVANEAVSILASWDALRKEANKRYWFPGLLRSGEG comes from the coding sequence ATGACCGGAGGCTGGCGCTCAAACAGCGCGGAGCGCCCCGTGATGGAGGGCGAGCTCCAGTACCACATCCGCTGCGGGAGAGGGGACGTGAACCGCTACGTCCTCCTTCCCGGGGACCCGGAACGCACGGACGCCATAGCCGGAGAGTGGACCGAGTCCCGCTTCATCGCGAACCACCGCGAGCATCGGACCTGGAGCGGGATGATCGGCTCCGTCCCCGTGACGACGTGCTCCACGGGCATGGGGGGCGGCTCGACCTCCATCGCGATCGAGGAGCTGGCCGCCCTGGGCGCGGACACCTTCATCCGTGTGGGGTCCTGCGGCGCCATCGCCGAGGGGATCGAGTGCGGCGACCTGATCGTCTGTACGGGCGCGATGCGCCGGGACGGGACGAGCCCGGACTACGTCGATCTCTCCTATCCCGCCCAGGCGCACTACGAGGTCACCGCCGCGCTGGTGGAGGCATGCGAGCGCCTGGGCGCGGCCTATCACGTCGGCGTTGGCTGCTCGACGGCCTCCTTCTACTGTGGACAGGCCCGGCCGGGGTTCGGCGGCTACACGCAGTCCGTGTCCCGCGACAGAATAGACGACCTGCGGCGCGCCGGGGTGCTGAACCTCGAGATGGAGGCCGCCACGGTCTTCACGCTCGCGGGGCTCTACGGGTTCCGCGCCGGCGCGGTCTTCGCGGTGGTGGCCCATCGCCTGAAGGACACGTTCCGCTATGAGGGCATCGACAAAAGCGTCCGCGTCGCCAACGAGGCCGTGAGCATCCTCGCCTCCTGGGACGCGCTCAGGAAGGAGGCGAACAAACGCTATTGGTTCCCGGGGCTGCTGCGGTCGGGAGAGGGTTAA
- a CDS encoding dicarboxylate/amino acid:cation symporter encodes MSERQGNSFWRSYRFPLTLLAAIALGCVLGASMGKEALMFKPLGDIFLNAMFMVVVPLVFTTVCGAVSNMSSMKRLRRVMGSLVAVFLVTGAVAALLMLTAVRLYPPAAGTAVALTPPENLQPLSTADQIVKAITVSDFQDLLSRSHMLPLILFSVLFGVSLQLLGERGRAAARGISVLADAMLKLVNIIMYYAPVGLAAYFAALVGDFGPNLLGTYLRSMVIYHVTTLAYFFAAFTLYSAWAAGRRGPATFWRNILPAAMTALGTQSSTATLPVNLEAARRIGIPDDIGEVVLPIGATAHMEGSCLSGILKIAFLFGVFNMPFEGAGTFASAIAVAVLSGVVLSGIPGGGLVGEMLIVSLYGFPPEAFPIIATLGFLVDPAATMVNATGDTCSAMLVARLVEGRDWFVKGQRG; translated from the coding sequence ATGTCGGAAAGACAGGGAAACAGCTTTTGGAGGTCCTATCGTTTTCCCCTGACGCTGCTGGCCGCTATCGCGCTGGGCTGCGTCCTGGGCGCCTCGATGGGCAAGGAAGCCCTGATGTTCAAGCCCCTGGGCGATATTTTCCTGAACGCCATGTTCATGGTCGTCGTCCCACTCGTCTTCACGACGGTCTGCGGCGCCGTGTCCAACATGTCCTCGATGAAGCGCCTGCGCCGCGTCATGGGGTCCCTCGTCGCGGTGTTCCTCGTCACGGGAGCCGTCGCGGCCCTGCTCATGCTGACGGCCGTGCGGCTCTATCCCCCGGCTGCGGGGACGGCCGTCGCCCTGACGCCGCCGGAGAACCTGCAGCCCCTGAGCACCGCCGATCAGATCGTCAAGGCGATCACCGTCAGCGATTTCCAGGACCTCCTCTCCAGGAGCCACATGCTTCCCCTGATCCTCTTCTCGGTCCTCTTCGGCGTCAGCCTCCAGCTGCTGGGGGAGCGGGGCAGGGCCGCGGCGCGGGGGATCTCCGTCCTGGCGGACGCCATGCTGAAGCTGGTGAACATCATCATGTACTACGCGCCGGTCGGACTGGCCGCCTACTTCGCCGCCCTCGTCGGGGATTTCGGGCCGAACCTCCTGGGCACCTATCTCCGCTCCATGGTGATCTACCACGTGACGACCCTCGCCTACTTCTTCGCCGCCTTCACCCTCTACTCCGCCTGGGCGGCCGGGCGCAGGGGGCCGGCGACCTTCTGGAGGAACATCCTGCCCGCCGCCATGACCGCGTTGGGGACCCAGAGCAGCACCGCCACCCTGCCCGTGAACCTGGAGGCAGCCCGCAGGATCGGGATACCGGACGACATCGGCGAGGTGGTGCTCCCCATCGGGGCGACGGCCCACATGGAGGGATCCTGCCTGAGCGGCATCCTGAAGATCGCCTTCCTCTTCGGGGTCTTCAACATGCCCTTCGAGGGGGCGGGGACCTTCGCCAGCGCCATTGCGGTTGCCGTACTCAGCGGCGTGGTGCTCTCCGGCATCCCCGGCGGGGGGCTGGTGGGCGAGATGCTCATCGTGAGCCTCTACGGCTTCCCCCCGGAGGCGTTTCCCATCATCGCCACCCTGGGCTTCCTGGTCGATCCCGCGGCCACGATGGTCAACGCCACCGGCGACACCTGCTCCGCGATGCTCGTGGCCCGTCTGGTCGAGGGCAGGGACTGGTTCGTGAAGGGGCAGAGAGGGTAA